The region CTTGTGCCTTATTTTTTTGCGGATAGCGCCACAACCAGATACCTAAAGTAATAAACATAATTGCCGGGATAAACAGCATGGCTTCTGCATACCCGATAGTACGATACATTACGAGTAAGATGAGCAGAAAGATGATCGGAACAATCGACACAATCTCCTTACCATATCGCTGTGAAAGCAAAAGTGCTTTGGTACGCAGCCCACTCTCCTCACCATGTTTCATTATTTGGTTGTCTATCATATCTTGCAGCATTGCCTGATAGGCACCCGAAATCAGGCTCATGCCGATAGCGCTGAGAAATGAGCTGAGGATCAGCAGTGATATCTGCAAGCTGGCATCGTGAGTGCTTGTCAGTGAGAAAAAAAGTGTGAGTAGAGCCGATGCGGTAAAATAACTACCCAACGCAACGCTTCTGAAATGCCCCAGCTTGTCGGCGAGTAAACCTGATGGCACTTCGAGGAGGATTGATGAATAAAATGCGATAGAAACTCGTAGTGATACCGCGGAATTAAACATCCCTCCTAAAGCGCCGACCAGAAGATGGCTTAACTGATTTGATGTCGATTGCATCGCGCGGAAAGTACTATCCAGATAGCCGATGCTTTTTAACCAATTACTATTTTTCATTTTTATTGCTCACGCCTTGCCAGATAAAATTGAGTCAGATAGTTAATAGCCAGTTGTGCATCATTTTTTTTAGGATGCAACGTATCATCACCAAATAGTGTTCTTAATTCACCGTCTTTGACCTGTGGTGAAAAAGAGCGGATTATTTCTACTACCTGGTCAATATAACGCTCATACCAACTGATAGACCGAACCTTCGCCAATATGAGTCGGGCGGTCAGCGAAGAGAATCGCTTTTGCATGACGAGATGACGCGTAATATGGTCTATATGCACCCATGAGAGCGTTATCTCTTCATAACTCCCGGAATGATAGCGTAATGCTACATCTGCATCAGAGTGGTAATAACCCATAATGTAGCCATGAAAAATCTGGCCCACACCTACCATCCCTGCATTATAACAATCGGCAGCGCGTAGTGCTCCCATACTGGAACAGCCCAGTAATAGTCCCCCGGCCTGAATGAATTCCAGGCACTCCACCACGGTTACAGACATTTTAGTGCCAAACAAGCCATCAGCGATTAATACCGGGCGACCGCTACCCGTTAATGTTGCCAGTTCCCCACCCTGAATCGGTGGGCGATACTCAATAATAGCGTCACGTTGTTTAATCGCTGACACTGACGGACCACCAAATACGATCGGTTTACGTTTAGGCGAAAAAAGCATAATTTACCCCACCCGGCCCGGATTAACATGCCAGTCATACAGACCAGGAATAACTGCTTTAACCGTATGAAAAGGTAGATCGCTCAGCGATAAGTCCACAATATAAACATCCTCGATCTCTTGTTTTTCGAGAATCGTCGCAAGAAATTGCGTTGCTGCTGCCAGGGTTACGGGAGGTTGTTCTGAGATAGATGGTTCTGAGGGAGATGGTTCTGATGACGGCATCGCCACGTTGGCATAATGCTTGTGGAATAACGCCTTCAACTTGCTAAATTTAGACGTATCAAAGAAGGATTGTGAGCGGTACTTTTTCTCCTGCCGGTTTAAATCTTCCCGGGAGGCTTGCAGACTCACTACCAGCCCCTGAATCGCTTCCATCATTGCGGCATCCAAAGCGTCAGATTCTGTAAAACCTGATGCAGAACCTGCAATCATAAACTTCGGCCCCATACTGACGGGATCATACAAAGCAACATAGTAAGTGGGTAAGGGGCCGTGTATACGCAACGCGAAACTTTCGTACCCTTTATCGTTAAGATGTTCCCACAATGTCATGGTCGACGCGCGGGAAATGGTCGAGAGATCAACAAAATCAGCGCAGATTTTGGACAGACAGTTCTTGTAGAACAGGGATGTCGTATTACGTTCAATCGACTCCATGATCGCAAAACAGGTCGCTTCTTCCAGACTGCCCCCGCAAGCCAGTCCGGAAGTATGCGCTTGTATATTAGCGTTATGTCTGTCGGCACCATGATATGGAAATTGCACTTCAATCGCAGGGATTCGCCGTTCGCGACCCGTATGCCACTCATATCCGTTTATCCATTGCTGAATATTACATTCCGGAGTGAAACCTAATCGTTGCAGTGTCTTTTTATCGTCCCTGGTTGCCTGATGATGAAAAATAGCCGGCTCGCACCAGCAAGCGCAATGTCGTTCATACGCTTCCATCAGCGCGCTGCAGGTGGCAGCGGTTAAACTACGGCCTTTACCCTGTGTGGATGATATCTGGCCTTTTTTTATCTCCGTTCTCACTGCATTGACGATGGATATTCCAGGAAGATTAATAAACTCACCTACTGAGGTGAGCCTTGAAATACCTAAACGCTTACGCAGCGGTAGCGCAAGAGCCAATACTTCTTTCTCGGTATAACGCCTTAAGCCGGGATCAGCTGCTGTTTTCAACGATCGTTCCTCCCGGCCGAAAAATCATGGGCAAGGGTCAGGCATTTCAACTGAATGTATTTATTTATCTGTTTTCTGACCGTTAACGGAAGTGTCGCATAGGTTTTCTGCGCATCAGCCAGACAATGGAGCCTGATCAGTTCTGTTAGTGAATGATAAAGTTGTGCGCTGATTAACTGCGACGTTCCCTGATAGTCATGAGTAAGCCAGTACCTTATTTCATTTTTTTCCAGTGCGCTGTGCAGCTTGCAGCCGGGGCTAAGGCGTAACAATCCTGGCAGGTTTTTTTCATCTAACGCCCACTCACGAAGTTCAACGATGTAGTCACCAAATACCACTGCATCGATATGCGTTGAAAGTAGCATTTCTATTGCCTGCTGTGGTTCTTCGACGATTGGTTGTCCGCGTACATTGAATGAGGTATTCAGTAAAACAGGAAACCCAGAGAGTTTGCCAAAGGCATTCAACAACGCGTGGATCTCGGCATTGTCATGCGCCGAGACCGTTTGTACCCGCGCAGTACCATCAACATGGGTGATTGCCGCGAGTTTGTCCCGGCATTCTTTTTTAACCGGCAGAACTTCGAGCATGTATTTATGTTCACCATCCCCGTCAAAGTAATGGCTAAGATGTTCGGCGGCGACCATGGGGGCAAAAGGGCGGAAGTCTTCGCGGAATTTCACCCACTTGTTGATGAATTTCCAGGTATCCATTGAACATGGGCTTGCCAGTAATGAGCGAGCGCCTAATGCGCGTGGACCAAATTCAGAACCTTTATTGCAGGAAAAATACCCGATGACCTGTCCGGCATTTAATCGCCCCGCCAGCGCGGCAGTGTCAATGGGGGTGATCGTTATTCTGTCAGCAAAGCGGTTGGTGGCAAAAGCGATGTCGCGGTAATGATAAACTTTGCCCAGATAATCATGACTAAAGGCATCATTCAGGGTTTTTCCATGCCTTTTGTAATAGGCGGCACTGGCCGCTCCAATCGAAATTCCAGCGTCATGTTGTGCGGGGAAGAGATAGAAGTCTTTTAATTTAAGGTGGTTACGAACCTTAAAATTGACGACGGAATTTAACGCCACTCCGCCGGTCATGACCAGAGGGGTATTATTCGTAATCTGGTAACGTTCGAGGCGGGAAAATATTCCTTTTTCTAATACTGCCTGCACCGAAGCTGCCAGGTTAGCGTAATCCATGGGATTGGATTTCTTTTCAGTGAACCGTTGCTTCCACGAATAGCCATACGATATGCCTGACGGTGTTTCAACAGCGATTTCATCAGCATACTCAGGTGTGCCGTACGGCGCTAATCCCATCAATTTACCGGAGGCTTGCCAGGAATCAAATACGAACTGGCTCACGGAAGCATAGGCTTCTCCAAGGGAAACACTGCCATTTCTTATATTAAAAGACGGGCTGTATTCCCTGTTTACTAGCCGATAACCCTGCTGATCAAAAGAATAATGCGACACGACATGCAACTGCGGCTTAATTCCGTTTAGACCTGCATTCAGGTAGGCGGCAAATTCTTCGCCACTGCATAAAAGATCTTCCCGGCCCACGACGGTTCCGCCCGAACCGTCAACGACCAGAACATTACCCTGGTTAAATTTTGAACCAGACCAGGCAGCAAAAGCATGGCATAGATGGTGACTGGCAAAGACGGCTTTGGCAGAGAACGGATCAAACAGGGTAAAATCTGCGGCATGGATCGGCTGATTGAGGCCGATATACTCCGGTGTGGCCGCCTGAATATTATATGCAAAGCAGTTCACATCATGGTAAGTAAGACCCGCGGCTGAAAGGCAGTAATCCACCGCCAGGGTACTATCGAGAATATTCCGGCCATCATGTTTAATCCGCGTAAGGCGTTCCAGTTGAATGCCATAACGAATTTTACCGTTGACCATAAGGCATGCTGACGCATCATGGCTGGCGGAAATGCCAACAATGACATCGTCATCAGGTTTAATTAGCGGGAGTGAAGACGTTATATTGGTGTCTATGGTCACCTGAGATGCGAGGGTGATCCGATCGAACAGCCCTTCGGCTTGCAACCATATAGTCTGTTCACCGGTATGGCTTAGCCCCTCGGTAGAGATAAGTAGCGTGCCATTTTCCCCGATGATTTTCTGACCATCGACTATTGCCGTCAATCGGGTTGTGCGTGCGATGCTTCCCTGAAAACCAGCGACCAGACCGATTTTTAACCCGGTGTCTGTTGAGGGCAACGTGAGTGTGGTTTCTATCTGCGTCGATCTCTCGACATTGAGATCCCAGCACTGTGGCATGTGTGGTGGAAGCGGCTTATTTTCAAATAAGTACAATCCCTGATAAGCCTCACTCAGGCAGATCATACCGGCGTGTAGCGCCAGACGATCGTGGGGATTGCCCGATTTGATAAGAAAGTCGCGTAGGTTGGCTGCCAGCCCCGCAAGGTAAACAACGGCTGCAGACGTACCTTTTATGGAGTCAGGCTCACCAGCATTATTACGTGTTGGGTAGTCAAACTCTCTGACGATAAATTCTATATTGCCATTACCTGCCGGCGTTTTTCCTGGAATGGTATTATTTGTTAATAATAGAGCAATACCGATTGCTTCCGCCGAAGAGCCAGGGAAACGCTGGCGTCCGAAATCGTGACCTACTGATGCCAGTATGTAAGGTATGTCAGTTGCGTCGGAAAAGTTAGATAAAGCCGCATGCAGCGAATGAGAGAATTCATTTTCAGCAGAAGAATACGCATGAGCTTCGATATGACAGTTTCCAAATTGTTGGACAACACGTTTTCTCACGCTGTCATAGCCTTGGGAAAAGGCATCAAGGTAGCTGGCGGAAACAACGCGGGAAAAGTCCTCTCCTGAGTAAGAAAAAAGATCGCTGGTCAGTAAACCGGAAATTTTAACGGTATGTGGATTTACTCTCTCTCCATTTGATATTTCCGCCAGCCGTACGATTTCGTTTTTTCTTGCACTATCAAATAGAAGGATATTGGTGTTGTTCGTGTCCATACATCGCCTTATCAACCAGTATTATTATATTTTTTATTTTAAAGTCAGAATGAAGGAGTGAAATTCATCCTTTGACAGGAGTTTTCTATATTTGCCAAATCTGTCACGATCACTTCAGATGAAATACCTACCCCTAATTCATAGGTAACGGCTTTAAGGTTAGTGCATTGCGTAACGGCTTGCTCTAGCAAAGGAAAAACCTCAGCCACAATTTTTTCTGAGTGAGTGTCACGATATCGCCAATGATGTTTAGGATGAACACTACCGCCTGCAATATGAATTTCATTGACCGCTGAGAGTGGCAGACTATTCAAGACATCTTCCGGTTTCAGGCCATAATAGATCGCATAAGAAAATACATGGCTGATATCCAACACCACACCGCATTGCGTCGCGTCAACCAGACGATGAAAAAACTCACCCAGCGTCATGTCGCCCGCGGCAATACTGAACGAGGGAATTTCGGCACAAAATGGAATGCTGGAAACTTGCTGAATACGTTTCACACCCTCGATTGTCATTGCAAGGACTGACTCGCAGAGCACCGGTGCTGCGAAATAGGGCAGATTATAAGGGCCAACATTCCAGATGCCGATATCTTCCAGACACCATGCCGCTTGCAACGCATTACTGATGTTGCTTTGATTTTCCAGTACATCAGGTCGTAATCCATCAATTCCCGCAGGTTCCATACCTGAAAAATGGTGTATGAGCGGATAGTCAATAAAGTTCTGACGAAATGCCTTGGCTACAGCGAGATCTGGAATAGCGACGACTGACAGATGGCTAATTCCATGTTGGGATAATTTCAATAGGTCACTTAATTTATGGCCATAACTGTGAGTATAATCAATCCCTAATCCTACATATGAGCTCATGCTGTCTCCTTAAGTGAAATCGCTACTTTCCCATTTTCATTGTGTAAGCGTAAACATGCCGATTTATTCTCGAATGCGACATCGGAGAGATGGCCCGCTTTGTTCAATAATGATAATGAGAAATACCTGTCGAGAGTAATCTCTTCGGTTGTCGACTTTTCGTCAACATGGCTTATTTTCGATTTCCACGGTGAGTTTTCAGAGCTTGTTGAAATGCCAGAGTAAATGCCGTCAATCAGAAATATGGTTTTCTCTTCTTCAGTCAGGTTGGATTTTTCGACAACAAATAAGCAAAAACTTTCAATCAGTGTCCTGCTGTTCCAGTTCCAGAAACTGTCTGACTCGCAATATGCTATTACCAGGGTAAGAAACTGCTCTTTGCTAAAAAAACGTGGGGAAAAGTGCATGTCTGAATAAAGAACGGTACGCAAATTTCGCTGTCTGGCTGAGCGTTCAACGATCAGTCTTTCGCTGTCCATGGTTCGGGCAAGGTACTGATACTCTGTCTCTGCATCCGTTATCCGATAGTTGTCGCTATATAGCATCGACACATAGGCTTTCTGTAACTTTTTCGCGTCCAAGATTAACCTCCCGAAATAGCTACTTCAAATGTCAAATGATCACCATCGGTTAGGATTGGATTGCTATCAACTGACATCGTATTGTTAATAAAAAGGGTAATGAAAGGCTTTAACTTGCAGCTTTCATTTTTTTCGACGGCTATTAATTTAAATGCCTCAGGATGCATACTCCTGATTTCAAGTAAGATAGCGTCAAGGCTTTTAGCGTCTGTTATTATCTTACCAGCGCTTCTTATTGATTCTGGCAGCGATATCTCAATCATCGTTATACAGTTCCATTAATTATTATGGCATTGACATCCAGGACGTTTTTTAGTGGTTAGTAGCTGATGTTGATTGTTGAGCATGTCTATTTTTAATAGTTTCCCGTTTAAACAGTCGCCAATCCCAAGAATAATCTTTAGTACTTCGTTTGCCTGATATATTCCGAGCATTCCGGGGATCACGCCAACAACGCCATTTTCTGTGCAGGATGGAGCCAATTCTGCTGGAGGGGCTTCCGGGTAGACACAACGATAACAAGGTGCCTGATTATTCGAACGTGTCATGACTTGCCCGGAAAAACGGAATACAGCCGCGGAGACTACGGGTTTTCCCGCCGCGACAGCTGAATCATTAATAATGTACCGGGCTTTAAAATTGTCGGTACAATCTACGATAACGTCGTATCCGTCTATTAATGCATCAATATTTTCTGGCGTTACCCGCTCATCGATAGTATTAATCGTGATTTCAGAATTTAGTGCCCGTAATGTATGCAATGCAGAATCAACTTTTTTCTTTTTCAGCATTTTTTCGTTATGAATGACCTGCCGTTGCAAATTGCTCAGATCAACAATGTCATGATCGACGATTGTAATTTCACCAACGCCGGCTGCTGCGAGATACAGTAGACAGGATGAGCCGAGTCCTCCGGCACCGACAACCAGCACTTTCGCTTGCATAATTTTTAACTGACCATCGGAACCGATGTCTTGTAGAGACAGGTGTCTTGCATAACGTTTTTTATCATTTTCGCTAAGGCTCAGAGGGTATTCAATTTGATTCCCCTGAGCTTTCCATGCTTCAAATCCCCCCTGAAGGGAGTAGATATTCGAATAGTTAAGTAGCACTAAGTTTAATGCAGCGTATCTGGAGCGTAAGCCACTTGCACAAAAGAGTACGATAGGTTTATCTAATTCTATTTTTCTTTTCTTTAGCTCTATTTCTAGAAAGCCACGCCCGATAGTCAGTGCTTTGGGAATAGTACCGTCAAGATATTCATGGCTCTCTCTTACATCAATCAAAAGAAAATCGTCGCTGTCTTTCAATTCATCTATCGAGATTGAGCGGATACTGTCAATTCCATCGACTATGTTACTCATAAATAAATACCTTTCGATTACTGAAAAGTAAAGTATGGTTTTGATATCTTATTTAAGGTGAGGCGATTAAGGAAGGGTGGCCGCATAGCGGCCACTTTTTCTTACTCTTGCCACTCTTTATTAGAAACCATGCAAGTGACATCCAGCAGAATTTCATTTTCAGCTTCAGTATTTTCTGCATTCAGTTCAGCAACGGCCAACTCTAATTCTTGAGCCTTATCCATATGACTTTCCTTATAGTTTCACATTGAATTTTTTGAATTACGCAGAACATGTTTATTCCGCGTAACAAATATTATTGGCTATAAATAATTGTGTCAATAATGTTAAAAAATGTATTGTGATTTGAGATAAAACTCTGTTCACTTAGTTTCTGTATGGTTAATTAGGTGTTTCTGTCTTTTTTTGGCATAAAACCAGAGATTAATCTTTTGTTTATCAGAAGTAGTTACCAATGAATTTAATTGATATTGAAATGAAATTCCTTCATTAATTGGGTTATGGTTAAAAAATAACCATAATGGATTCCTTAATATAGATACTAAACTAAATGGTATGTAGATATTCGCTTGATATTAATTATGTTGGTTTTATTTGCGGTGTGGTCACGATGGTGTATTACATATTCAATATACGTTGACGGCTATCCGTACCCTTTTCCCTGATGCTCGCTGTTTTTTTATTAAATAATATTCTGATCTATCTACCTGGCTTTTCATTATATTCGACAGCCTGGCGCTCATGTTACTGACTTGCTTCGTCGAGGTTTGACGGCGTGTCGTTTGTTTTTTCCACGATTCATAATCACTAAGGTCTTCAGTTACCATCGTTACCGCCTGCGCGCTGAAGCCGCTTCATTGCTTATTACGGCCGTCCCGCACCGTAATCTGAACCGGATGCCTGATGAGACGGCATCCGGTTCGCTCATGATGTGTATAGCGGCTTAGGCGTGCTGATGTCGCCAGGCGTCAATCACGGCTTTCGCCACATACAGGTCCTGAATCGCCAGACCGGAGCTGTCGAAAACGGTGATGTCTGACGCCGCTTCGCGGCCGATGACGTTGCCGGAAAGCACATCGCCAATGGCGAAAACGGCCTTATCGTCGCTGGCATGCTGGAATTCGCCAATGCGGCGGGATTGCATCGGCAGGTCGCAGAACAATTTGCCGGCTGCCAGCAATTCGACAGGCAGCTCCTGTTTGCCGGTGGCGTCCGACCCCATTGAGGAAATGTGCGTGCCGGGGCGGACCCAGGCGGCATCAAAGAGCGGCGCTCTGGCGGTGGTGGCGGTGATGATAATATCCGCCGCCCGACAGGCCTCCTCCGCCTGACACGCCCGTGCCGGCAGCGCGTTGGCGCGCAGGGCGTCCACCATGTTTTGGGTGGCGGCTTCAGAACGCCCGACAACGAGGACCGCTTTGATCGGGCGAATGCGCGCCACCGCCTCGGCCTCGTAGCGCGCCTGATGGCCAGTGCCGAAAATCGTCAGCACCGAGGCGTCGACACGCGCCAGCGCATCGGTGGCAACCGCATCGGCGGCCGCGGTGCGATAGGCATTCAGGGTTCCGGCTTCTACCGCTGAGTCGATAACGCCTCTCGACTGGTCGAAAAGGAAGATGATCGAGTTATGGCACGGCAGCCCGCCGGCCAGATTTCCCGGCCAGTAAGAACCCACTTTCAGCCCCGCCAGCTCCGGCGTGGCGCCGGACTTCACGGTAAACCGGTTGCCGGGATCGGAACCATGACCGTGGACGACGGGGAAGTTGGCGGTGGCGGGATGTACCGCATCGATCAGCGCGGCGCGCACCGCTTCATAGGCCATCGCGTGGCTGGCTAATGCCGTACTGTCTTTCTCATTGATTAAAAACATGATTGTTACCTCACCATCCACCGAAACGTGACCATTGCGACAGCGGCGCGTCCGCCTGTGCAGGAATGACATGATAGGAGTCGAACTGGCCTGCCGTCGCGCAGGCATGATTCGGCAGAATGCGCAGCCGCGTGCCGACCGGCAGGTCCGGCAACGATCTGCCGCTGCCGGGGCGCAACGCAATGATGCCGTGCTCCTGATTGGCTGCGGTGACGATAAGGTCAGGGATGATCTTTCCGTGGTCATCGCAGACGAGGCCGTATCCCTGATCGACCGCCTGATTCGCGGTGCCGCGATCGCGCGAGAGCGCCATCCAGCCGGCATCCACCATGATCCAGCCGCGCGCAGCCTGATGACCGATGACGGTGGTCAGCACGGACAGGGCAATATCGTCGGTTCGGCATACGCCGATCCCGGCCATCACCAGATCGAAAAAGACATAGACGCCAGCCCGCATTTCGGTCACGCCAGCCAGATTGCGGGCGGCGTGCGCGGTGGGCGTTGAGCCGACGCTGACGACAGGGCAAGGCAGGCCGGCCTGACGCAGGTTGTCGGCGGCGATCACCGCCGCGCTACGTTCCTGTTCGGCAAACGCCGCGTGGGCGCTGGCGCCCGCCACACCGTAGCTTTCTCCCGCATGCGTCAGTACGCCCCGCAGTAATCCGCCGCCGTCGTGCAGCACACGACCGATTGCAATGAGCGCCGGTGATGTCGGCGGCAAACCGCTGCGGTGGCCGTCGCTGTCGACCTCAAGCAGCGCCGGGATGCTGACGCCGGATGCGCGAGACGCATCGACAACCGCCTGCGCTTGTTCCATCGAGTCCAGTAGCACGGTCAGGCCACAACCGGCTTTTATCAAATCTACGACGCGGGGCAGCTTCTGTGGCGCAATGCCCACCGCGTACAGAATGTCTCTGATGCCGGATTCGAAGAACACTTCCGCTTCGCGTAGCGTCGAAACGGTCGCCGGCCCGGTGCCGTCGGTGAGCAACCGGCGGGCGACACCCACCGATTTCGCTGTTTTCAGGTGGGGACGTAAGGTGATGCCGGCAAGTTCCGGGCGATCGCGCAGGCGCGCGATGTTGGTCAGCATGATTTTTTCATCGAGTACGAGTGAAGGGGTCGGTAACGTCGATAGCCGATCGGTCAATGTCATGGTGTGGTTCTCATTTTTGCTCTGTCGGTATGAGATTTTTACCCTGCCGCCATTTAGAATGGAATTTACCAAAACTGCATCTGTTATTAAGACTGACATTAATGCTCACCTCCCGAGACTTTCATTTCTTTTCCGTTCT is a window of Dickeya solani IPO 2222 DNA encoding:
- a CDS encoding carbamoyltransferase C-terminal domain-containing protein, with the protein product MDTNNTNILLFDSARKNEIVRLAEISNGERVNPHTVKISGLLTSDLFSYSGEDFSRVVSASYLDAFSQGYDSVRKRVVQQFGNCHIEAHAYSSAENEFSHSLHAALSNFSDATDIPYILASVGHDFGRQRFPGSSAEAIGIALLLTNNTIPGKTPAGNGNIEFIVREFDYPTRNNAGEPDSIKGTSAAVVYLAGLAANLRDFLIKSGNPHDRLALHAGMICLSEAYQGLYLFENKPLPPHMPQCWDLNVERSTQIETTLTLPSTDTGLKIGLVAGFQGSIARTTRLTAIVDGQKIIGENGTLLISTEGLSHTGEQTIWLQAEGLFDRITLASQVTIDTNITSSLPLIKPDDDVIVGISASHDASACLMVNGKIRYGIQLERLTRIKHDGRNILDSTLAVDYCLSAAGLTYHDVNCFAYNIQAATPEYIGLNQPIHAADFTLFDPFSAKAVFASHHLCHAFAAWSGSKFNQGNVLVVDGSGGTVVGREDLLCSGEEFAAYLNAGLNGIKPQLHVVSHYSFDQQGYRLVNREYSPSFNIRNGSVSLGEAYASVSQFVFDSWQASGKLMGLAPYGTPEYADEIAVETPSGISYGYSWKQRFTEKKSNPMDYANLAASVQAVLEKGIFSRLERYQITNNTPLVMTGGVALNSVVNFKVRNHLKLKDFYLFPAQHDAGISIGAASAAYYKRHGKTLNDAFSHDYLGKVYHYRDIAFATNRFADRITITPIDTAALAGRLNAGQVIGYFSCNKGSEFGPRALGARSLLASPCSMDTWKFINKWVKFREDFRPFAPMVAAEHLSHYFDGDGEHKYMLEVLPVKKECRDKLAAITHVDGTARVQTVSAHDNAEIHALLNAFGKLSGFPVLLNTSFNVRGQPIVEEPQQAIEMLLSTHIDAVVFGDYIVELREWALDEKNLPGLLRLSPGCKLHSALEKNEIRYWLTHDYQGTSQLISAQLYHSLTELIRLHCLADAQKTYATLPLTVRKQINKYIQLKCLTLAHDFSAGRNDR
- a CDS encoding DSD1 family PLP-dependent enzyme, producing MTLTDRLSTLPTPSLVLDEKIMLTNIARLRDRPELAGITLRPHLKTAKSVGVARRLLTDGTGPATVSTLREAEVFFESGIRDILYAVGIAPQKLPRVVDLIKAGCGLTVLLDSMEQAQAVVDASRASGVSIPALLEVDSDGHRSGLPPTSPALIAIGRVLHDGGGLLRGVLTHAGESYGVAGASAHAAFAEQERSAAVIAADNLRQAGLPCPVVSVGSTPTAHAARNLAGVTEMRAGVYVFFDLVMAGIGVCRTDDIALSVLTTVIGHQAARGWIMVDAGWMALSRDRGTANQAVDQGYGLVCDDHGKIIPDLIVTAANQEHGIIALRPGSGRSLPDLPVGTRLRILPNHACATAGQFDSYHVIPAQADAPLSQWSRFGGW
- the moeB gene encoding molybdopterin-synthase adenylyltransferase MoeB translates to MSNIVDGIDSIRSISIDELKDSDDFLLIDVRESHEYLDGTIPKALTIGRGFLEIELKKRKIELDKPIVLFCASGLRSRYAALNLVLLNYSNIYSLQGGFEAWKAQGNQIEYPLSLSENDKKRYARHLSLQDIGSDGQLKIMQAKVLVVGAGGLGSSCLLYLAAAGVGEITIVDHDIVDLSNLQRQVIHNEKMLKKKKVDSALHTLRALNSEITINTIDERVTPENIDALIDGYDVIVDCTDNFKARYIINDSAVAAGKPVVSAAVFRFSGQVMTRSNNQAPCYRCVYPEAPPAELAPSCTENGVVGVIPGMLGIYQANEVLKIILGIGDCLNGKLLKIDMLNNQHQLLTTKKRPGCQCHNN
- a CDS encoding YcaO-like family protein; its protein translation is MKTAADPGLRRYTEKEVLALALPLRKRLGISRLTSVGEFINLPGISIVNAVRTEIKKGQISSTQGKGRSLTAATCSALMEAYERHCACWCEPAIFHHQATRDDKKTLQRLGFTPECNIQQWINGYEWHTGRERRIPAIEVQFPYHGADRHNANIQAHTSGLACGGSLEEATCFAIMESIERNTTSLFYKNCLSKICADFVDLSTISRASTMTLWEHLNDKGYESFALRIHGPLPTYYVALYDPVSMGPKFMIAGSASGFTESDALDAAMMEAIQGLVVSLQASREDLNRQEKKYRSQSFFDTSKFSKLKALFHKHYANVAMPSSEPSPSEPSISEQPPVTLAAATQFLATILEKQEIEDVYIVDLSLSDLPFHTVKAVIPGLYDWHVNPGRVG
- a CDS encoding DUF692 family multinuclear iron-containing protein translates to MSSYVGLGIDYTHSYGHKLSDLLKLSQHGISHLSVVAIPDLAVAKAFRQNFIDYPLIHHFSGMEPAGIDGLRPDVLENQSNISNALQAAWCLEDIGIWNVGPYNLPYFAAPVLCESVLAMTIEGVKRIQQVSSIPFCAEIPSFSIAAGDMTLGEFFHRLVDATQCGVVLDISHVFSYAIYYGLKPEDVLNSLPLSAVNEIHIAGGSVHPKHHWRYRDTHSEKIVAEVFPLLEQAVTQCTNLKAVTYELGVGISSEVIVTDLANIENSCQRMNFTPSF
- a CDS encoding ornithine cyclodeaminase family protein, which translates into the protein MFLINEKDSTALASHAMAYEAVRAALIDAVHPATANFPVVHGHGSDPGNRFTVKSGATPELAGLKVGSYWPGNLAGGLPCHNSIIFLFDQSRGVIDSAVEAGTLNAYRTAAADAVATDALARVDASVLTIFGTGHQARYEAEAVARIRPIKAVLVVGRSEAATQNMVDALRANALPARACQAEEACRAADIIITATTARAPLFDAAWVRPGTHISSMGSDATGKQELPVELLAAGKLFCDLPMQSRRIGEFQHASDDKAVFAIGDVLSGNVIGREAASDITVFDSSGLAIQDLYVAKAVIDAWRHQHA
- a CDS encoding TfuA-like protein, whose amino-acid sequence is MLFSPKRKPIVFGGPSVSAIKQRDAIIEYRPPIQGGELATLTGSGRPVLIADGLFGTKMSVTVVECLEFIQAGGLLLGCSSMGALRAADCYNAGMVGVGQIFHGYIMGYYHSDADVALRYHSGSYEEITLSWVHIDHITRHLVMQKRFSSLTARLILAKVRSISWYERYIDQVVEIIRSFSPQVKDGELRTLFGDDTLHPKKNDAQLAINYLTQFYLARREQ